One Thermofilum pendens Hrk 5 DNA segment encodes these proteins:
- a CDS encoding 5'/3'-nucleotidase SurE — protein sequence MRILVVNDDGVGDGLLALARVAERLGHSVFLATTHDQRSGYSKSVSFKATYTPAKIGGYEGIVTNSSPASAVLLAFKVFGKEFDFVLSGVNMGPNLGLWDILSSGTVGAVLEAALHGVPGAAVSLVAGSHEEYSSLTYEDYERAARLAVDLLERLEWRPPCEVLNINVPLRTNGSVKFTLPERVPPRDLYRCSGNECRMGYWTLQESYVCSNPRSDVCAIKEGFVSVTPLSPGSLAREDLVKKLTRSTSLG from the coding sequence GCCGAGAGGCTTGGACACAGTGTCTTCCTGGCGACAACACACGACCAGCGGAGCGGGTACTCCAAGTCTGTCTCGTTCAAGGCCACGTATACCCCCGCAAAGATCGGCGGGTACGAGGGCATAGTGACGAATTCTTCTCCCGCGAGCGCAGTTCTCCTAGCGTTCAAAGTATTCGGCAAGGAGTTTGACTTCGTACTCAGCGGTGTAAACATGGGCCCAAACCTAGGCTTGTGGGACATCCTCTCCTCCGGAACCGTCGGGGCTGTCTTGGAGGCTGCGCTTCACGGAGTACCGGGCGCCGCGGTGTCCCTGGTTGCTGGGAGTCACGAGGAATACAGTTCTTTGACCTACGAGGACTACGAGAGGGCAGCAAGGCTGGCGGTCGACCTGCTGGAACGCCTGGAGTGGAGGCCTCCCTGCGAAGTTCTGAACATAAATGTCCCGCTACGTACCAACGGCTCAGTGAAGTTCACCCTTCCGGAGAGAGTCCCCCCGAGAGACCTTTACAGGTGCTCGGGCAACGAGTGCAGAATGGGCTACTGGACCCTCCAAGAATCCTACGTGTGCAGCAACCCTCGTAGCGACGTGTGCGCAATAAAAGAGGGGTTCGTTTCAGTAACACCCTTATCCCCTGGTAGCCTTGCCCGCGAGGACTTAGTGAAAAAGCTTACGCGCAGTACAAGCCTGGGTTAA